One stretch of Pandoraea oxalativorans DNA includes these proteins:
- a CDS encoding LysR substrate-binding domain-containing protein — translation MPISPLPPLHCLIAFDAAVRHANFTRAAAELNLTQSAVSRQIAQLEEFLGRALFTREHRTLRLTVAGQRYAEQIQRLLGECAEATADLMKRRGDLELTVACSSGVAVLWMTPQLMRFRAAHPDIKIRVIVKDGITSLSASEFDLGVYYVRNDLPPDFAGRRLFDEEVFPVCSPSYLDGRQLTPADLVSETLLFIEDGQRKWMSWPDWFELQGVNAPKFPRMVSANYYPLLVQMAIEGGGLGWRHMIDPCLDAGLLVPACDASASLGGGYYLVWPAERHEHAAARIFRNWIYSETRFPS, via the coding sequence ATGCCGATTTCGCCCCTGCCGCCGCTGCACTGCCTGATTGCGTTCGATGCCGCCGTGCGGCACGCGAACTTCACCCGGGCGGCCGCGGAACTCAACCTCACGCAAAGCGCCGTGAGTCGGCAGATCGCGCAGCTCGAAGAGTTTCTCGGGCGCGCGCTGTTCACACGCGAGCATCGCACGCTGCGGCTGACGGTGGCCGGACAACGCTACGCCGAGCAGATTCAGCGTCTGCTCGGCGAATGCGCCGAAGCCACGGCCGACCTCATGAAACGACGCGGCGATCTGGAACTCACGGTCGCGTGCTCGTCCGGCGTGGCCGTGCTCTGGATGACGCCGCAACTCATGCGCTTTCGCGCAGCACACCCCGACATCAAGATTCGCGTGATCGTGAAGGACGGCATCACGTCGCTCTCCGCGTCCGAATTCGATCTCGGCGTGTATTACGTGCGCAACGACCTGCCGCCCGATTTCGCCGGACGCCGTCTCTTCGACGAGGAAGTCTTCCCCGTCTGCTCCCCCAGCTATCTCGACGGACGTCAGCTCACTCCCGCCGATCTCGTGAGCGAAACGCTGCTCTTCATCGAAGACGGTCAGCGCAAGTGGATGTCGTGGCCCGACTGGTTCGAGCTGCAAGGCGTGAACGCGCCGAAATTCCCGCGCATGGTGAGCGCCAATTACTACCCGCTGCTCGTGCAGATGGCCATCGAAGGCGGCGGACTGGGCTGGCGTCACATGATCGACCCGTGTCTCGACGCCGGTCTGCTCGTGCCCGCGTGCGACGCATCGGCCAGTCTGGGCGGCGGCTACTACCTCGTATGGCCTGCCGAGCGCCATGAGCATGCCGCAGCACGAATTTTCCGCAACTGGATTTACTCGGAAACTCGTTTCCCATCATAG